In Helianthus annuus cultivar XRQ/B chromosome 3, HanXRQr2.0-SUNRISE, whole genome shotgun sequence, a single window of DNA contains:
- the LOC110928439 gene encoding uncharacterized protein LOC110928439, producing the protein MEIRNTHLSSQPSFNLTIFFFSHPSQSKQASSMASTCALSMAMPLTHKKATLPPTTSFFNPLTLNLNSKTTTPAAASKQRLVVVKSSMKENAVTALTAAVLTASMVVPEVAQAASGVTPSLNNFLLSIGAGGIVLGGILGAIIGVSNFDPVKRG; encoded by the coding sequence ATGGAGATCAGAAATACACACCTCTCATCTCAACCCTCCTTTAACTTAACCATTTTCTTCTTTTCTCATCCATCACAAAGCAAGCAAGCATCATCCATGGCTTCCACTTGTGCTCTCTCCATGGCTATGCCGTTGACCCACAAGAAGGCCACTCTCCCACCTACAACCTCCTTCTTCAACCCATTGACCCTTAACCTTAATTCCAAGACTACCACCCCAGCAGCAGCATCCAAACAACGCTTGGTGGTGGTGAAGAGCTCAATGAAGGAGAACGCCGTGACGGCGTTGACGGCCGCAGTTCTAACGGCGTCCATGGTGGTTCCGGAGGTAGCACAGGCGGCGTCCGGTGTGACTCCGTCACTGAACAACTTCTTGCTGAGCATCGGAGCGGGTGGGATTGTTCTTGGTGGGATTTTGGGAGCAATCATTGGTGTTTCTAATTTTGATCCTGTTAAGCGTGGTTGA
- the LOC118490100 gene encoding phospholipid:diacylglycerol acyltransferase 1-like has translation MPPSFPEYVTTAITGKIPDPPGVKLQKQGLKAKHPVVFVPGIVTGGLELWEGHPCMDGLFRKKLWGGTFGDLYKRPLCWVEHMSLDNETGLDPPGIRIRPVSGLVAADYFAAGYFVWAVLIANLASIGYEEKNMYMAAYDWRLSFQNTEIRDQTLSRMKSNIELMVATSGEKVVVIPHSMGTLYFMHFMKWAEAPQPLGGGGGPNWCAKHIKAVMNIGGPLLGLPKIVAGLFSAEAKDIAVARAAAPGVLDKDIFGFQTLQHAMKMTRTWDSTMSLIPKGGDTIWGTLDWAPEAGHDCVASKVNNNESQTSGQNMKQSSNSINYGRIISFGKDVASLPSSKINSVDFRGSVKGYNCANSSCRDVWNEYHDMGIEGVKAVEDYKVFSADSVLDLLEFVAPRMMKRGGAHYSYGIADNLDDKKYQHYRYWSNPLETRLPKAPEMEMFAMYGVGLDTERAYIYKSSPAGECHIPFQIDTSADGGNEQSCLRSGVYSVDGDETVPTLSAGFMCAKGWRGKTRFNPWGIQTYIREYNHAPPATLLEGRGTQSGAHVDIMGNFALIEDIIRVAAGSNGKELGGDRVYSDIFKWSERINLQL, from the exons ATGCCCCCCTCCTTCCCGGAGTACGTCACCACTGCCATAACCGGTAAAATACCCGACCCACCCGGTGTCAAACTGCAGAAACAAGGATTAAAGGCCAAACATCCCGTCGTTTTCGTACCCGGCATTGTCACCGGTGGCCTTGAGCTCTGGGAAGGCCACCCCTGCATGGATGGCTTGTTCAGGAAGAAGCTTTGGGGTGGCACCTTTGGTGACCTCTATAAAAG GCCATTGTGTTGGGTGGAGCACATGTCACTGGATAACGAAACCGGGCTTGACCCACCTGGTATACGAATCAGACCCGTTTCTGGACTAGTGGCAGCTGATTACTTTGCTGCAGGCTATTTTGTATGGGCAGTTTTAATAGCGAATTTGGCTAGCATTGGATATGAggaaaaaaacatgtatatggcaGCTTATGATTGGAGGCTTTCCTTTCAAAATACTGAG ATACGAGATCAAACTCTAAGCCGGATGAAAAGCAATATAGAACTCATGGTAGCCACAAGTGGTGAGAAGGTGGTTGTGATTCCACATTCTATGGGCACTCTTTATTTTATGCATTTTATGAAATGGGCTGAAGCACCACAACCactaggtggcggtggtggcccAAATTGGTGTGCTAAGCACATAAAGGCGGTGATGAATATAGGTGGCCCATTATTGGGCCTCCCGAAAATAGTCGCAGGCCTTTTTTCCGCGGAAGCCAAGGATATCGCTGTCGCCAG GGCGGCTGCACCCGGTGTTTTGGATAAGGATATATTCGGTTTCCAAACATTGCAACATGCAATGAAGATGACCCGTACATGGGATTCAACGATGTCATTGATACCAAAAGGCGGGGACACTATATGGGGTACACTTGATTGGGCTCCCGAAGCTGGCCATGACTGCGTTGCGTCGAAAGTCAACAATAACGAAAGTCAAACATCAGGTCAAAACATGAAGCAGAGTTCAAACTCAATTAATTACGGGAGAATAATATCTTTTGGGAAGGATGTTGCCTCACTACCTTCATCAAAGATCAACAGTGTGGACTTTAGG GGTTCTGTTAAAGGTTATAACTGCGCAAACTCATCGTGCCGGGATGTGTGGAATGAATACCACGATATGGGAATTGAGGGTGTGAAGGCTGTTGAAGATTACAAAGTTTTTTCAGCTGATTCGGTTTTGGACCTTTTGGAATTTGTAGCTCCAAGAATGATGAAACGTGGTGGTGCTCATTATTCTTATGGAATCGCTGACAATTTGGATGATAAAAAATACCAACATTATCGATATTGGTCAAATCCCTTGGAAACCAGGTTACCCAAGGCCCCTGAAATGGAGATGTTTGCAATGTATGGAGTTGGATTAGACACGGAAAGAGCGTATATTTACAAAAGTAGTCCAGCTGGCGAGTGTCATATTCCATTCCAGATTGATACATCAGCGGACGGTGGAAATGAGCAGAGCTGTTTAAGAAGTGGCGTATACTCCGTTGACGGGGATGAAACGGTCCCCACCTTGAGTGCGGGTTTCATGTGTGCAAAAGGTTGGCGGGGGAAAACCCGATTCAATCCATGGGGCATTCAAACGTATATACGAGAGTACAATCATGCACCACCAGCAACTCTACTGGAAGGACGAGGTACCCAAAGTGGGGCCCATGTGGATATAATGGGAAATTTTGCTTTAATAGAAGATATTATACGCGTAGCAGCTGGCTCAAATGGAAAAGAGCTTGGAGGTGATCGGGTTTATTCTGATATTTTTAAGTGGTCTGAAAGGATCAACCTACAACTGTAG